The window TTCACCCACTGCATTTCCGATGCATTGGAAGGGATCACCCACTCGCTGTGTACGCTGGAATTCCAGGATAACCGCCGCCTGTATGACTGGGTGCTGGATAACATCACCATTCCATGCCACCCGCGCCAGTACGAGTTTTCGCGCCTCAACCTTGAATACGCCATCATGTCGAAGCGCAAGCTGAACCTGCTGGTGACCGAAAAGGTGGTTGAAGGCTGGGATGATCCGCGTATGCCGACCGTATCCGGCCTGCGCCGCCGCGGTTACACCGCTGCCTCTATCCGTGAGTTTTGCCAGCGTATCGGCGTGACCAAACAGGACAACAACGTCGAAATGGTGGCGCTGGAATCTTGCATCCGTGACGATCTGAACGAGAATGCGCCGCGCGCCATGGCGGTGCTGGATCCGGTGAAAATCGTCATCGAAAACATGGGCGAAGGTGTGGAAATGGTCACCATGCCAAACCACCCGAACAAGCCGGAAATGGGCAGCCGCGAAGTGCCGTTCAGCCGCGAGATTTATATCGACCGCGCTGACTTCCGCGAGGAAGCCAACAAGCAGTACAAGCGCCTGGTGCTGGGCAAAGAAGTGCGCCTGCGCAACGCCTACGTGATCAAGGCCGAGCGGGTTGAGAAAGACGCTGAAGGCGAGATCACCACCATCTTCTGCAGTTACGATGCCGAGACGCTGAGCAAAGATCCGGCCGACGGGCGCAAGGTGAAGGGCGTGATCCACTGGGTTTCCGCCGCGCACGCGCTGCCGGCTGAAATCCGCCTGTACGATCGCCTGTTCAGCGTGCCGAATCCGGCGGCGGCGGAGGACTTCCTCGCCACCATCAACCCGGAATCGCTGGTGATCAAGCACGGCTTCGTTGAGCCGAGCCTGGCGGCCGCACAGCCGGAGAAAGCCTATCAGTTCGAGCGCGAAGGCTACTTCTGCGCCGACAGCCGTTACTCCTCGGCCGAACATCTGGTGTTTAACCGCACCGTCGGCCTGCGCGACACCTGGGCTAAAACGGAAGCCTGAGCATCGCCGCGGTAATGCATAAAAAGCGCAGCTTAGGCTGCGCTTTTTTTATGTCATCAGCCGGTAATTTTTTCGCGCTTTATTTCCCTTCGTAATTTCAATCATCAATTTCTTGATAAATTCCGTTATTTTCATAACTATGATTTATATATTCGTGATGCGAATTAATGTCATTTGTAGAGCGCTCTCAGGTTTTTTCTTTTGGCTGACGTATTTTTGCGGGCTGAAACCATTAATCGTCTTTGGTTGACCTGATATCAATATTTATTCTGATTTTATTGAATTTTTTATTCGACACGCTCTTTGCATACTGCCTTAACAAAATCTCATTGATATGTGCTCTTTGTC is drawn from Serratia entomophila and contains these coding sequences:
- the glnS gene encoding glutamine--tRNA ligase, which codes for MSEAEARPTNFIRQIVDEDLASGKHTSVHTRFPPEPNGYLHIGHAKSICLNFGIAKDYQGQCNLRFDDTNPVKEDIEFVDSIKHDVEWLGFEWSGNVRYSSDYFDQLHQYAVELIAKGLAYVDELSPEQIREYRGSLTSPGKDSPYRNRSVEENLALFEKMRNGEFAEGTACLRAKIDMASPFIVMRDPVLYRIKFAEHHQTGNKWCIYPMYDFTHCISDALEGITHSLCTLEFQDNRRLYDWVLDNITIPCHPRQYEFSRLNLEYAIMSKRKLNLLVTEKVVEGWDDPRMPTVSGLRRRGYTAASIREFCQRIGVTKQDNNVEMVALESCIRDDLNENAPRAMAVLDPVKIVIENMGEGVEMVTMPNHPNKPEMGSREVPFSREIYIDRADFREEANKQYKRLVLGKEVRLRNAYVIKAERVEKDAEGEITTIFCSYDAETLSKDPADGRKVKGVIHWVSAAHALPAEIRLYDRLFSVPNPAAAEDFLATINPESLVIKHGFVEPSLAAAQPEKAYQFEREGYFCADSRYSSAEHLVFNRTVGLRDTWAKTEA